A single region of the Halobacterium wangiae genome encodes:
- a CDS encoding sugar phosphate isomerase/epimerase family protein, producing MKVGTTVGPHIGIVEGDTDPFEFVEPALNPRDCPVDELDAERRREQMDAAGLDCMVHLPHFPHLATTITEVDEGIRAYQERALDVAETLGATKAVVHGKSKVANDQYREAFVEQAGWLADEAAERGVELVVENMGYSGGFPLDELPDVVREVGASVCFDVGHAFREGGQDAVESFLAEHGDLVSHLHVHDARSRGDDHIPIGTGQIDFAPVMAWASGRDVTVAVELLVDDFAFHRESVRRLRSMTPE from the coding sequence ATGAAGGTCGGAACCACCGTCGGCCCCCACATCGGCATCGTCGAAGGCGACACCGACCCCTTCGAATTCGTGGAACCAGCTCTCAACCCCCGGGACTGCCCGGTCGACGAACTCGACGCCGAACGCCGCCGCGAGCAGATGGACGCCGCGGGCCTCGACTGCATGGTCCACCTGCCGCACTTCCCGCACCTCGCCACGACGATCACGGAGGTCGACGAGGGAATCCGCGCATACCAGGAGCGCGCACTCGACGTCGCGGAGACGCTGGGCGCGACGAAGGCCGTCGTCCACGGGAAGTCGAAGGTGGCCAACGACCAGTACCGGGAGGCGTTCGTCGAGCAGGCCGGCTGGCTCGCCGACGAAGCGGCCGAGCGCGGCGTCGAACTCGTCGTCGAGAACATGGGGTACTCGGGCGGCTTCCCGCTCGACGAACTTCCGGACGTGGTCCGGGAGGTGGGTGCGAGCGTCTGCTTCGACGTCGGCCACGCGTTCCGAGAGGGCGGACAGGACGCCGTCGAGTCGTTCCTCGCGGAGCACGGCGACCTTGTCAGCCACCTCCACGTCCACGACGCCCGCAGTCGCGGCGACGACCACATCCCGATCGGCACCGGCCAGATCGACTTCGCGCCCGTGATGGCGTGGGCGTCGGGCCGCGACGTGACCGTGGCTGTCGAACTACTCGTCGACGACTTCGCGTTCCACCGAGAGAGTGTCCGCCGCCTGCGCTCGATGACCCCCGAGTAG